The Euphorbia lathyris chromosome 2, ddEupLath1.1, whole genome shotgun sequence genome includes a window with the following:
- the LOC136217512 gene encoding pre-mRNA-splicing factor cwf23, which translates to MGKESDAAKSKLVLDICALSTLSISCSHRNTSYSSVNPHFIDWYRLLGVEEDAGVDFIRKRYRKLALQLHPDKNKHPQAEIAFKLALEAYSNLSDTEKRRSFNSERRKNFCIKCNRIPYRNHHPESNKRSSSSRILKERFREEAKVMENCLKANAALRNNNNNDNQSPLFNPIQSSNVGYGLRRESPIFNPSDYVLEGYPHIRNRIYMKPEEVWYSRRQSSSSFPQRKTKYDSPIFENRSVTRICKSEPACVSS; encoded by the exons ATGGGTAAAGAATCAGATGCCGCCAAATCCAAATTAGTATTAGACATTTGCGCTCTTTCGACCCTCTCCATTTCGTGTTCTCATCGGAATACTTCTTACTCCTCTGTTAATCCACATTTTATCGACTGGTATCGCCTTCTCGGA GTAGAAGAAGATGCAGGTGTTGATTTTATTCGGAAACGGTATCGGAAACTTG CTTTGCAGCTTCATCCGGATAAAAATAAGCATCCTCAAGCTGAGATTGCATTCAAGCTTGCCCTTGAG GCCTATTCAAATCTATCCGATACCGAAAAGAGACGATCCTTCAACTCAGAAAGACGAAAAAACTTCTGCATCAAATGCAACAGAATCCCATACCGAAACCACCACCCGGAATCAAATAAACGGTCTAGCTCGTCCCGGATTCTGAAAGAGAGATTCAGAGAAGAAGCTAAAGTGATGGAGAATTGTTTAAAAGCTAATGCTGCATTaaggaataataataataatgataatcaaTCTCCATTGTTTAATCCAATTCAAAGCAGCAATGTTGGATATGGATTAAGAAGAGAATCACCAATTTTTAATCCTTCTGATTATGTTCTTGAAGGTTATCCTCATATTAGGAATCGGATTTATATGAAACCTGAGGAGGTTTGGTATTCGAGAAGACAAAGTTCGTCGAGTTTTCCTCAGAGGAAGACGAAATATGATTCTCCGATCTTTGAAAATAGATCTGTAACAAGGATTTGTAAGAGTGAACCTGCTTGTGTTAGTTCATAA